Within Spinacia oleracea cultivar Varoflay chromosome 4, BTI_SOV_V1, whole genome shotgun sequence, the genomic segment TGAAAAACGAAATTATACGTACCTTGTATGGCTATATAGTCTAAGTGAAAGACAGGTAGCACATCGCAGTGATACCATTGCTTCCAATCAAGATCACTTAATAAGATCAAATAAACCAAAGTAATCTCTTGATTAACCTCTTAGGACTACCTCACTTTCTCTTTCAGCAATTTGAGTTTTGTGACCTTCTCACATCTTCTGACTAGTGTATCAAGATGCCTCCTTTGGCAGGACCAAAGCAACTTAACCTAGCCTCTCGGGTCATATATTTAAGAGAGGAAACACAACATTTTACCAAATCATTTCATCTTGATTTTAAGTTTCATACTTGCATATTCAACAAAACATATCCATCAACCTATGAACTTATGTTATTTGATTTACCAACATCAAATCCAGCGTTGCGTCAACTGTCAACGCAAGTACCCAGCATCATACGATGATCAATATCTTCACCAGACTCACCCTTGCATTGAATGAGTAACCTATGATACTTGAATTAGTCCCTCTTCATTATGGTATATGTAACCCAAAATTTTGAAACCTATATCCCTCAAATACTCAGCCACTACTAGGTGCCTCCTGCAAGTCTCCCTCAAATACTCAGCCACTACTAGGTGCCTCCTGCAAGTCTCCCTAATCAAGGCTATCACTCTTCAAAGGCATCTTGAAAACAAACCATTACAAACCCTCATGCATTGTTAACTTTGTACTCAGGGGAGTTCTTTAAAAAGAAATGTTGGCATTGAAGTTCCCATCAAATTGTCAACCAATCATCAACTTCTCATTCTTGTTCAGCATTAGTTTTAGAAGAATCACAAGTTATTCATCCTTAGATGATAATTCTCTTCTAACACGTGACCTAACATTACATCTCTCCCATCTAACTACTTCGCAGCTATTTCTGTGGTCTTATCATATCTCATGCTTCGTGTTATCTTACAatttcaatagaatttaaaagAATGCCAACACTCTGagtagaaagaaagaaaagcgTACCCAACAATGAAATAAATCATACAACCCGTTTCTAACAGTAGAAACCTTCATCTAAACTTTTCACTTACTCTCAACTCCGGAACTTAGCTGCTGCAAGAAGCAGACTAGTGTTCACATGCTCGAGTTTTGAAGCCTACTAAAAAACCATACTGAATTGGATAGGAAAGAAAAGGAAGTGGAAGGAAAGTTCCTTCACAaaattttcactttcctttcctcccatacaacaacaacaacaaagccttagtcccaaaatgatttggggtcggctaacatgaatcgtcgtaggagatcgtcattgtcaccaatcaaaccaaaAAGGAGCAAGaagtaataagaaaaacaaggaagagaatttcctttcctcccataattggaggaatttgggaggagaagagaaaattaaaccttgacAAACTAAatttcctttctttcctttcacTTCCTTCCCTTGAATCAAATTAATGGAACATAAAGTATCTTTCATTTCCCttccttcctttcttttcctttctcttctcttctcttcctttccctTCCTTTACTAATAGTATACCAAACAAAGCATAAAGATCCTCAAAAACCTAGCGGAAAGGGCTTTTATGAAATATTTCTAAATCAACAAACATTATACAGCAATCGACCTCCAACCCCAGCTGCAGAAACTTGAACAATTCAAACTCTACATTGCTAACAATTGCAAAACAAAATTCCTCAACCATAATTACAAACCATCATTTCATCATTTTCCCCAATAAGAAATCAAAAGCAAAAAAAGCACCTTTAAAGCTAAAGAATGAAGATAAAAATACCTTGTTTCACCATTATCTTCCTCAAACGTCAACTAAATAAAATGTTAAACCTTTCGTGCAACGAAACTGTATATAGAGTATATGATTTCTGCTACCTCTCGACTCCAGAACCTATCTAATGCAAGAAGCACACTAGTGTTCACATACTCTGAGTTGTGAAGTCCATCAACACCCACATTCACACATCATCCCATAAAGTAAAACCATTTGTTACCAGCATTGGCAGCGTAACGGGACTTTTCTCTAATCTTTCCAGCATAAAATGACTGATTAGCTTTACTCCGAAACACATTCCTAAAAGGATCCTCAAATCTAATGGAAAGGACACTTGATCTACAAACTCAGCTGCAGAAATTTGCTTTACTTCACACTCAACGTTGTTAACTCTTAAACATTCATAATTACACACCTATTATTTCGCTCAAAAACAAAAATGTACTTCTAAATTACATAAAAAAGAAGCTAAAAGTACCTTGTTTTCAGCATTACCTTCTTCAAAcatcaattaatcaaaattacaaaataagTAGCACAAAGAAACTGTAAAATTGAAGCTCGAAAACATAATTCAGTAAAATCTAGGGCACATAGAGGGAAAATTACTTGTTGATTTGAGCAATGGCGCCATCAAAGAAGATAACAGAAGTGTCATAGAGGCCTTCAACCGCATATTCTCTCGCCAATTTCAGATGGTCTTGTAATCCCGACAGCGTGGTCTCTACCATTTCCACTCTCTTCTGCAGAAATTAGACTTTTCGATATCTGAAACCCTGATTTGCCGAcgaattagggttttgatttgaAAAAATTGGGGGTAAATCgtgggggaggagagagagaaacgaCGGCGACGCTTAAACGGTTTTGTAACGGCAATCGGAGGAGTGTGGATTTACTAGATTGTCCTTCGTGTGGGATTGTTGACGAATTGATTTGTGACTTGACTGTCTGACTGAAAATCATATGAAACGGTCGTAAGTGAATATATGTGTTGGACCACATTCAACTAATGCTACTTATGCAAGCAAGGTTTGAAATttgctattttttattttttgagtaggatgacttttcatttttttttttttgagggaaagatCGAGCCGTTATATTAATTCAAGTCAAGTTCCACCAAAGTTTGGATACTTTGGGGGAAAACATTCATACAAATACGTTCTTCATTCGCACCCGTCTCCCACCTAGCTATTGTGTGGGCTACGGTATTTCCAGTTCGTCTCACATGAttacaagaaaagaaaataaacttCTCACTTAAAGTACTAATGTCATCATAGATCAAAAATATAGGTGCTGCTCCCTTCTTCTTAGTGTGGACAGTCCTTACCACCATCGCCGCGTCGCACTCGAGCACTACTTTTTCAAAGCCCATCCTCCTTGCCAGGGCAAGACCGTACCTGGATGCTCCTGCTTCCGCCATTTCCGCCGTCCACTGGACATCGTGCCTCTTTACGGCTGCCACCACATGCAGTCCCAACTCATCTCTAATTGCCACCCCATATGACACGCCTCTTCCTTCCACGACGTGTGCATCAGTGTTTATTTTATAGCATCCTTGTGGGGGTAGTTGCCAATCAGTTCTGGATACAAAGGAAGGTGGGCTCTTCTGCATGCACACTTTCACTTTGTACTCGCAGTAGTCGTCATTGAGCTTGACAAAACCTTGGGCAATAGACACGGCATCCACACTCATGGCCGGTTCAAAGACCGCCTTATTTCGGCAAAACCACGAGGCCCAGGCCAGCGACGCAAAGGTACATAGCTTGTCCTTTGAGACTTTCCCCGCAACCCAGCGAAACCTGTCAGCAAAAGTTGAGGATGGAGCATCTTCCAGCAGGGGTAAGAACTCGCTATGAGCCCATATAGGTTCAGCATGCTTGCACTCGAAGAGGGTGTGGATTATAGAATCCGTATCATGATTACATACCTTACATTGAGCCGATGGTTGGGTGTGCCGCCTTTGTAGCACCTCCATCACTCCTAGGCTTCCCATACATGCACGCCACGTAAAGTGGCTAAGCTTTGGCGGACCACCCAGCCCCCAGACCGTGCTCCATAGCTCCGAATTCGCGGCTCCAGTGAGAAAATGCCCCGCTTCCGTATGCCCCAACCGTCCTAGCCAGTATGCAGACTTTACTGTAAAGAGACCATCAGATGTAGGCCACCAATACCTGCTGTCCCTAGGAAATTCACGAAACAAAGGCACTTGGAGCACCCTCACTCGATCCTCCTCCGTGAATGTTTTTGTCACCATTCCCATATCCCAACACCCATGATCAAAATTAATGAGCTCGCTAACTCTCATGTCCATATCAGCGTTCCCAGATGGGCTCGGCACCACGTGAGTTCCCTCCCCAGGCAACCAAGCATCGTCCCATACCCTTACCTCAGACCCATTCCCTACGCGCCACTTTAACCCGTCAAGGAGGACCGCTTTCGCCCCCCATATGCTCCGCCAGCCATAACTTGGATCATAACCCCGATTTGCCTCCACAAAGCATGCGTGTTTGTAGTATCTAGCCTTGTACACATCGTGGAGCAGGGATGAGTCGCACGTTGCAAGCCTCCACCCTTGCTTTGCCAATAAGGCCTGATTAAAGCATTTGAGGTCGCGAAAACCCATACCCCCCATTGACTTCGGCATGCAGAGGATGTCCCACCTATGCCAATGAATCTTCCTTTCCGAGTCTTTCGAGCCCCACCAAAAGCGGGCCAAGATAGCGTGGATTTCATCCATGAGCCCCTCCGGGATTTTGAAAACACTCATCATATACGTAGGTATAGCTTGAGCCACGGCCTTAATGAGAACTTCCTTCCAGGGCCGAGATAATAACTTTTCCTTCCACCCTTGGAGCTTCTTCCATATTCTTTCCTTCAAACAAGCAAACACCGACTTTTTTGACCTGCCAATAACCGTGGGAAGCCCTAGATACTTTTCATGGCGGTCTACTTCCCTTACCCCTAGAGTCTCAACAATCTCTTTTCTTCTTTCCGACGTAACACACTTGCTAAAAGCGACTTCCGTCTTGCTTAGGTTGACTTTCTGACCGGATGCTCTCTCATAGGTACTGATTATATCAGCAATCTTAGAGCATTCTTGCAAATTTTCTCTAGCAAATAGAATACTATCATCGGCAAAAAAAGAGGTGCGATATTCTAGGTGCACCACCACAAACTCGCGCCCCATGTATCAAATTCTCTCTTGCGGCCTTTGCTAGAAGGGTGGAAAAAGCATCtgcacaaaaaagaaaaagatacGGTGACATTGGATCCCCTTGACGGAGGCCCCTAGAAGGTATAACTGACCCCGAGAGTTGCCCGTTATACTTAAACGAGAATGAAACACTTGTCAGACATCTCATAACCCTATCCACCCAACTCTTCTGAAACCCCAACTTGTTCATGACTCTTGCCAAGAAACCCCATTCCACCCTATTGTACGCCTTACTCATATCCAACTTTAGAGCCACCGTCCCATCTCTCCCTTCACCCCTTCTTTTCATCGCATGAAATATCTCAAAAGCAACAAGTGCATTGTCCGTAATTAATCTGTTGGGGACAAAAGCACTTTGGTTAGCCGAAATGATTGAACCCAGCATCGGCTTAACTTTATTAGCAAGAGTTTTAGATATTATTTTGTACAAAACGTTGCACAAGCTGATTGGTCTAAACTCCGCTAATTTTTTTGGATCGTTGCATTTTGGGATGAGAACTATGCATGTTCGATTAACCTCCTTCAAATCCACCTCTCCCCTCCACCACTTCTTCACAAAACTTACCACTCCTCCTCCAAGTACACCCCAAAACTTTTGGAAGAACAAAGCATGCATGCCGTCCGGGCCCGGAGCCTTATTTGGGTGCATTTGAAAGAGCGCCTCCCGAATTTCCTCCCCCGTTGGCTCCCCGTCTAGTAGCTCGCCCATCTCCCATGTGACCCGCTGCTCAATACCTTCAAGGGCTTCCTCCATGTGACAAGGATTGTCTGAGTGGAAAAGGTCCCCAAAGTACTTATCAATCACCGTGTCCATCTCCTCCCTACTCGTCCTCCAGTTTCCCTCCTCATCAAGAAGGCCCGCAATGGCATTACGTTTGCGGCGGTGACTAGCTTTATGGTGAAAGTAGCTCGTGTTTTTGTCACCGTCTCGCAGTTCATTTGCCCTTGCCCGAGCATGCCAATAGGACTCCTCAAGTCTTCTCAACTCGTCAAGCTCGTCCGCTACCATACGGCATTGGTGTAGCATGGTGGCATCGAGTCTTTGCCCTTGGAGCTCTTTTAGTCGTTTCTCAGTCATTTTAATATTCTTCTTTAGACCACCAAACACACTGCCCGCCCATGCTGTGAGCTCATTCGCCACAACCGCCAACCGTGCATGAATTGGCTCCTCTACCCCTCTACTCCACGCTTCCGCTACTACCCGCCCACACTCCTCATTTGAGAGCCACAGAGACTCGAACCTGAAAATTCTCTCCTTTCTCGTACTAGTGTTTTCCACCCCAAACTTTAGAAGCATTGGGGCATGGTCCGAGTGGCACATGGGAAGGTGGTGCACCTCCGCGAATTCGAACATACCGTACCAGCTCGTGTCTGCAATGAACCTGTCTAGTCTCTCCCTTACCACCGTCTCCATTGAGTTCCCTCGACACCACGTGAATGTATTGCCCTTGTAACCAAGGTCTCGACACCCACAATCAGAGATGGCATCCCGAAAAGCATCGATTTGCCTCTCCCCTCTAACTGCACCCCCTTCTTTCTCGTGCATTCCCAGTATCTCATTAAAATCTCCAAACATGAGGAGCGAAAGAGTGCACGCTAGTCTTGTTGCCCTCATCAGTTCCCAAGTGTAGTGCTTGTTTGTTGCCTCCGGCCACCCGTATATTCCCACAGCTCTCCACCAAGGACCACCTGCACTATCACCAATATCCGCACTAATGTGGTGGCGCGAATACGAGCAAATATTCACCGTCACACCCCTCCACCATAAGCCCAAACCGCCCGATCTCCCCTCGCTGTCCAAGCACAAACCTTGAGTGAAACCACACCTGTTCCTAATCAACTTCAACCTTCCTGCATCAATTTTTGTCTCCATCACAAAGACAATCTCTGGCCTATCCCTCCAGCACCAGTCCTGGAGAGCTTTAACTGTCAATGGATTGCCAAGCCCATTGCAGTTCCAGCTTAGAATTTTCATTGTCCTTCGCGGGGTTGGGCGAGGCCCACCTCCGCTACTTTGTTAGGTACTAGCCCAACCCCATATGAGATATCTTCCAACCTCCGTCGCACGACCACTTCCCCCTCCTCCATGATTGTGTCGTCCCCATCCCTAGCTAGCTTCCTCTTTCCCCCCATTAGCTCGGAACTTACACTCTCATCCCCCCTTTTTTGGTCCACCCCTGTATTCTTGCTGATCCTCTTCACTTTCCTTGGGCCAACTCCACTGCTCGCCCCTACACCCATTGAGAAGTTGAGCACCGGCATTGAGTTACACGGTAGTGTAGGGGGAGGGTCAGTATTTGTGGTAGAAGATCCACTCCCCTGCACTGCTGTGATACCAGTCTCACCCCCTACCCCCTTCGATTCTACATCCACACTTCTATCCTCCTGCGGGTTCACCATGCTCCCCTCCTTTTCCAGGCCCTCCCCCAGCTCTAACGCCTCCACCCTTCTACACTGCTCCTTGTCTTCCCTTATCGTGATCCTATGCGGTTGTGGTTTTTCGTTCAGCTCCATCTCTTTTGTAACGAACAACCGCCTTCTTCCCTTTGTTATACCCTCCAATTCCTccgcctgttaggttatgatacatatgacaattcataaatcatgcggaaaaaccatttagtcaggaatacatattatttacacataattagcatagtttagatgcatactctttgttgcgtgccttccctagctgcgcccgaaccgaacaagaacaagtctttaggactccaagtgtcgtccctccgtagatagtccacagcacgtccggatccgccttaagattgaccaactagaatcgcccttaaggtactaataattttcggcacttttaggcaagatatgtgactgaatttttctctcaaaaactcactttgaatacttgaatacactcgttataaattgtgaacccaggccacatatttataggggtatggaaagagaattggaatcctactaggatacgaattaattaaattagaatcctagtgaaactcttatttaattaatttatcaaataggattaggaatttaatcattaaacgaatcctgtacgttttaggtttcgtatgtgaacacaaacacacacgcacgcacagcagcccacgaggggccccatgcgcgcgcgcgcacagcccgagcaacgcagcccacgactgccgcagccttgggcgcgcgctgggcctgcattgcggtgggcctggcgcagccttgggctggcgtgttgtggcgcgcgtttcccttgctggacgtgggcctggcttcgtgctgggccttcgtctagcaagctcgtccgatgctaattcgtacgacgcgcttccgattaattttccgattccggaattcatttccgatacgaacaatatttaacatttccgattccggaattaatttccgtttcgaacaaatatttaatatttccgtttccggaattattttccgattccgataatatttccgattcagacaatatttccgtttccggcaatatttccgtttccggcaatatttccgattccggcaatatttccatttccgataatattttccgatacgtaccatgtttccgtttccggtaacatctacgacttggataatatttatatttccgatacgatccatatttccgtttccggcaatatcatcgtttctggagtattcatttcttgcctgtgacgatctcagctcccactgaaaccaagatccgtcgattccgaatatccatagatggagtatttaatgccattaaatacttgatccgtttacgtactatttgtgtgaccctacgggttcagtcaagagtaagctgtggattaatatcattaattccacttgaactgaagcggcctctagctaggcattcagctcacttgatctcactgaattattaacttgttaattaatactgaaccgcatttattagacttatcattgaatgcatacttggaccaagggcattatttccttcaccgccTCCCTCGAATAGCCCTTCCTCGGAGATGCCCTAAGAGATAAGGTCCACCCAAGTTTTTTCCCCTTGTCCTCCTCAGTCACAGTGCAGCAATCCCGTTCAGAGTGGCCAATAATACCACATGCCAAGCAGAAGTACGGCAAACGTTTGTACTTTAGATTGATCCTTACCTCTTGGCCCCCCCTATCTGTCATTCGTAATTGTCTCTTCAGCGGCCGAATGATGTCCATCATGATGCGAACACGTCGGTATCGGTCAAGCCCTAGAATGTCCTCCTCTATTTCGATAATATTGCCAAGGTCGCACGTTAGGGCACGAACATATGCGTCCGATCTTCGATTGAAAGGCAAATTGCAAACCCTAACCCAGAACGGGGAGAAACGGAGCTCCACATCCTCCGGTTGTTCATCCCCTTTCACCTCACTCGGCACAAGCAAATTGTTTTCCCAACACCATGGGCGTCCATTAATCACCTTCTCCCTATCCCTCCAATGAAAAAATTGAAACGCAAATAGGTTTGGTCCTAGCATCCTAATGATCATGTTATTGGATGGGGACCATACCTTCAACATCGTCCTCTTGAACGCCTCAGTATTGTATGGACGTTCCGTACACAGCCGCCCTACCAGTAACAGTGCAATTTTGTCCTTTGATTCCGTGTCTTCTATTTCGATGACGTCAATAACTCTACCCTCGTCCTCCTCGATTTGTAGAGACGAGTATTTCTCTATAAGTTCGTCGGCCATATCGCCGGAGATCAGTCGTGCGCGACGGAGGTTTCGGCTTTCTCTCAAGCAGCGTGCCCTATCTTTCGAGGGAGTTTTTCTTAGGATGACTTTTCATTTTTATCAAGTTCaaatttggatttcttttgcTTTAGATTTTACTTCTTTCTAAACTCTAAATCACTTTCATTAGATTGAATCTTAATTTCTTATAGAGCATCAACATTACTAGAAAACATATTTGCCCAAATTAATTCAATATCCTTATTTATATCATCTCGGCACTGTGGCAAGTTGTTCAACTTAAAACTCATTTAGGGAGGTGTTAACTAATGAAATTGCCTTTAATTTTGCTAGAACGTGGATTTTGCTAATAGGGGTGAGCAAAAAAATCAGGGTACATGAATTGGCCTGAACATGAATCTGTTGGAATTAACCTGGAGTTTTGAAaccataacatgtttggatTCCGATTCTGAGTAATAAAATTGAGAACCTATTAGAACAAGTTTTTGTTCTAATTCTCATTTCCAGGAACCTGTTATAAACTTATAACAGGATACGATTCTGGTTCAAATTTTCAGAAATCTCTTACAACAAGTTGTGGCCCGTttcctaaaattttgacaaggTACTCTATTGTGCAGTGCTTACCCCCTATCTGGTACAAcaacattttctatttttcttttaaaaacatTTTCTTGTAGTCTAATGGGTATAAGACATGTAGATTTGATTACATTTTCTTTATTCTTCTCATAGCTCTATTTATCTTTCCCCAAAAATATCATTCCACTCAGGGAAAAGATAGTTTATCCTCACTCCCTCGCTCAATTATCACTCTCTTTCATCAAGTAAATTAATAAAAGGAGGTATTTTCAAATATGTTCGGAGTTTAACAAAATGGATATAATTTGATAGAGAAATTAAAATTTGACGAAAAAACAAAGTGAATGCTTGAAAAATTGGCTTTCTCACCATAAAATCGAGCCAATATGCTATGATAATACTTACTTGAGATCAAGGTactaattaacaaaaacaatcCCAATAAGATACTCGCTCACAAGCTCAACCAAAACAACACAATTTTTTTGACAATTTTTCCATTCTTTTACTCATTTGTAATCATATATTGTTGTATAAAACCATTAGAAAACCATATCTTCCAATATTTTAACCTCAACTATGTTCCCTTTGGAGGGAAAATTTGGACATTCTATACAAGTCAATACATAGTAACAAGTTAGTAACAACTTGCTCTCTTTCATTCAATGTTCAAAATGACAAAtatactcaaaaaaaaaagaacttcAATCATCCCTCCACCATTCCATCTCTCAACAACTCCTCCAACCCTTTTCTGAGCCTCTCTGCAGCAACAGCAGTTTCATCTTCCGGCATACCACCAAAGGATATCCTGAAATGTCCCGGGCATCCACACGCGCTTCCCGGGATCAACACCACCTTATGCCTACGAGCAAGCCACCGTACAATCTCAAAATCATCTTGAAACTCATTCGGAAGCTTTACCCATAGATAGATTGCGCCTTCTCCCCCTTTCACGGCACCCTCGCCTAGGAGAGAAAGTGCTTCCTTTATAAGATCTCTATTCTTGACTAAGTCCTTAACTTGGTCCTTCACCCAATCTGTTCCTACTTCCATGGAGAAAAGTGCTAGGTGTTGTGATATTATTGATGCACAAATCGGAATGTTATCTTGCACCTTTAGCAGTTGATCTATGAACCCGTCTACTCCTGCTGGGTATGCTATCTGCATGAATAAATATCTCCTTTTATCTATTTGTTTGTTTAAGCAAAACAATAATACTCCCTCAGTACTGATACGTAGTTTTAGGATAGtgagttaaatttattaaaataagatgaaagtgtgATAGTGgataaattatttattgtagtaaatgatgatgtgagtaagtgtggggaccacaagaaaggagagaaatattaatatatttgaaagtggggaccatgacatgacaaaaaaagaaaagtgtatcttttaattaaatacggccGATTATATAAAgtatatcttttaattaaatatggagggagtactaaagTTAGACATCCAGAAGTTAACTGCACAGGAAATTGACAATGCTTACATATCCAACACGCCATCCCATCATTCCGAAGGCTtttgagaaagaaaaaaggttgaCTATGTGATCTCCTTCTACACACGAGTGCTTCCGACCGTCATACATAAAATATCTGCAAGTTGAGATCATTCTAAAACTAAGAGATGATGTTACAGATACAGTATGAAAGTATTAACATGTTACAGATACCAAATATAGGTACTAAAAAGTTGGATATACATAAATCAGGCTTTATCCAACTAAACAGAATTTAGAACCAGAATTCTCCGGGAAtaacttcaagttcaaattacCATGACAAACAAGAACTGTattacaagttcaaaaacaaaatgaaaagaaaataataataaaaagaaggGGTACCATGTAAGATATTTTCCTACTCCCACCAAACAAAGTGTAAAAGAAAGAATTTTCAACCATACGCTTATACTTTCTGTTGATAGTTATAGAAAATTTCCTAATTGTTTGCAGCAAATTTTTACTCTGTTATGAAACTATGGTGAGAGTCCCTTACAACGGAATATGCTAGTTTTTATTACATACTGCAACGATCACGTGAAAGATTCTATTCAATAAGCACACACAGGAAATTCAACACTGTGATAATTTTATACATGGAACGGGAAAGAACTATTCACACTGAATCCCAAAGATGAATCAAGAAGAAACAGGCGAGTAGAATCAAAAGATGTTTTGATGTTATGTTTTGATGGAAACTGATGATCAACCACTAAACATTTACACAATTGTTTGAGCACAAAGAATGTAGTATAATAACTGtgacaaaaaaaatgaaatcaaaaCCAACTTACTCATAGGTATTATCTACAATGAGCCAAGAGCCAGCATCTCTACAAAGATCGGATATTCTCTACTCAAAGAAACAGGAACGGAAAGATAAATCAGAAGATTTCAAATTGttcaaacaaacaaaaccaTTCTACTCAAATTTCTGAAATGTAGCAGAAGTAAACTAGCATATAAAAGTTGAAGTATTGCTGATGCGGGAGCATAAAAAGTGAGTGAGGatttaggctctgtttggtGTGGTCTAAAACGTTTTAATTTTCTATgaaaaacatttttcaagggaaagcacaatttcaaactagttttcctttgtttggttccttaaaagaaaattaatacggagtagtagaaggaaaatggaagaagataggtgaagattgaggggaggGAGGAAGAGGAGGAAAAGTGTTTTCCCTTCCTTTCAAACGGAAAAGGTTTTTTCACCTTTAAGGGAGTTatgaaaaattgtttttcaccccttgtcaaaccaaacaacgtaaaatgattgaaaaggggaaaatcgttttccataaaAACGTTGTACACCCTACCAA encodes:
- the LOC110787790 gene encoding aromatic aminotransferase ISS1 encodes the protein MGSYGKLARRALETESPVMVQIQELYRTTKDAVSLAQGVVHWQPPKQALNKVKELVCEPKISRYGADEGIPELRDALMQKLRTENKLNKSKVMVTAGANQGFVNLVLALCDAGDSVVMFAPYYFNAYMSFQMTGVSNILVGPGDPKTLYPDADWLEQTLKTNPPPKVVTVVNPGNPSGTYVPEPLLKRISDLCRDAGSWLIVDNTYEYFMYDGRKHSCVEGDHIVNLFSFSKAFGMMGWRVGYIAYPAGVDGFIDQLLKVQDNIPICASIISQHLALFSMEVGTDWVKDQVKDLVKNRDLIKEALSLLGEGAVKGGEGAIYLWVKLPNEFQDDFEIVRWLARRHKVVLIPGSACGCPGHFRISFGGMPEDETAVAAERLRKGLEELLRDGMVEG